In Bradyrhizobium lablabi, one DNA window encodes the following:
- a CDS encoding T4SS efffector SepA family protein, producing the protein MMPQVTLETSTIERMKAYAEPLVDTMDSVILKGLDAIDMLKAKTNEPTSAERIFNPASPPNLAYTTVKSVVWKGKRLSPAEAYWNPLMFIVIRETVKHMTKEQARNLILCNKVTGKKEDNGYKYVDEVGVSIQGQDANNAWKTTYNVLQALKMPLEVIFAWQDNPKAATPGAIGKFAVTFE; encoded by the coding sequence ATGATGCCGCAAGTCACACTTGAAACCTCAACCATTGAACGCATGAAAGCTTACGCAGAACCCCTGGTCGATACGATGGACTCAGTGATTTTGAAAGGGCTCGATGCAATCGACATGCTGAAGGCGAAGACCAACGAACCCACCTCCGCCGAGCGCATCTTTAACCCCGCCTCACCCCCCAACCTTGCCTACACCACCGTCAAATCGGTCGTGTGGAAGGGTAAGCGCCTTTCCCCCGCTGAAGCTTACTGGAATCCGCTGATGTTCATTGTCATCCGCGAAACTGTGAAGCACATGACGAAGGAACAGGCCCGCAACCTGATCCTCTGCAACAAGGTGACAGGGAAAAAGGAAGACAATGGATACAAGTACGTCGATGAGGTGGGCGTTTCCATTCAAGGCCAAGACGCCAACAACGCTTGGAAAACGACTTATAACGTTCTACAGGCCCTCAAAATGCCCTTGGAAGTCATCTTCGCCTGGCAGGATAATCCCAAGGCCGCAACGCCTGGCGCAATTGGCAAGTTCGCTGTTACGTTCGAATAA
- a CDS encoding HNH endonuclease, translated as MKGIFDTKANSGYDDEIVRRYHFPPQYRTVAQQLIGDWIVYREPQRNGGRRAYIAVARVQRIEADPLRAGYSYALVDEYLPFDRPVPFANNGAYAEAALREISNPSRVGAYLQGKSIRIVSDADFEEIVRAGLGETIGPANAVRPELDPYQFDEETLDLLGAPPAEQERRIEQILVNRKIREASFRRHVCEAYDNRCAVTGLRIVNGGGKAEVQAAHIWSVASGGPDVVQNGLALSGTAHWLFDRHLISLTDDYGLLVSHNKVPAELRSLFSKHLDRIHLPDDPRLWPHRSYVARHREAFSST; from the coding sequence GTGAAGGGAATCTTCGATACAAAAGCGAACTCTGGTTACGACGACGAAATCGTGCGCCGCTACCACTTCCCTCCTCAGTACCGGACTGTGGCCCAGCAACTGATCGGCGATTGGATTGTTTATCGAGAGCCGCAGCGAAACGGCGGCCGCCGTGCCTACATCGCCGTTGCCAGGGTGCAACGGATAGAGGCCGATCCGCTCCGTGCCGGCTATTCCTATGCCCTTGTCGACGAGTATCTACCGTTCGATCGGCCGGTGCCATTTGCTAACAACGGCGCCTACGCCGAGGCCGCCTTGCGCGAAATCAGCAATCCGAGCCGCGTAGGAGCCTATCTGCAGGGCAAGTCGATCCGAATTGTTTCTGATGCGGATTTTGAGGAGATCGTACGCGCTGGTCTCGGCGAGACGATTGGGCCCGCCAACGCAGTCCGTCCTGAGCTTGATCCTTATCAATTTGACGAGGAGACTTTAGACTTGCTCGGAGCGCCGCCCGCGGAGCAGGAGAGGCGAATAGAGCAAATTCTTGTCAACCGAAAAATCCGCGAAGCTAGCTTCCGCCGTCATGTTTGCGAAGCTTACGATAACCGGTGCGCCGTGACAGGACTTCGGATTGTGAACGGCGGCGGAAAGGCCGAAGTCCAAGCCGCGCATATTTGGTCAGTAGCCTCCGGCGGTCCGGACGTTGTTCAGAACGGCTTGGCGCTGTCGGGAACAGCGCATTGGCTTTTCGATCGTCATCTCATTTCACTAACCGATGATTATGGGCTATTGGTTTCGCACAATAAGGTGCCGGCCGAATTGCGCAGTCTTTTTTCCAAGCATTTGGACCGTATCCATCTCCCGGACGATCCAAGGCTGTGGCCACATCGCAGCTATGTCGCGAGACATCGCGAAGCATTCAGCTCAACTTGA
- a CDS encoding type ISP restriction/modification enzyme has product MNKPKAADYIREYLVRMAEIRGTGGATKETSYYSALENLLNHFGKDLRPRVICNGQLRNQGAGNPDFGLYTKTQLQGGEPRPAQIPERGVIEVKGLADKNWQTAKSAQATKYFGHYHLVLVTNYREFRLIGEDENGKATELEHYVLAIDEPSFWSMTANPALAVAEHAVHFEEFLRRVMMTAAPLVKAQDVAWFLASYARDALQTLNAKGSGTLDPLRKALETALGIKFEGEEGDHFFKSTLIQTLFYGVFSAWVVYVKQSINRFDWRAAAYTLTVPMVKALFEQIATPSKLGALGLIPILDRTAEALNRVDQKAFFKTFDTGEAVQHFYEPFLQAFDPELRKSLGVWYTPNEIVTYMVERVDHVLRTELGRPNGLADKDVYVLDPCCGTGTYVVAVLKRIEKTLRAQGEDALLADDIKQAARDRVFGFELLSAPFVVAHWQVGNYLAQIGAPLDAAHGERASIYLTNSLTGWEPPKGPKANLPLFPELEQERDAAEHVKRDVPLLVVLGNPPYNAFSGTSPEEEQGLVEPYKDGLIKKWGIKKFNLDELYVRFMRVSQRRIAEGTKQGVVCYISSFSYLSDPSFVVMRQRLLNDFDKVWIDCLNGDSRETGKKTPTGEPDPSVFSTSYNPAGIRLGTSIGLFTRKLAHSPAKAVSYRDFWGKSKREDLLNSLTATDLESSYLQAQPNEENRFSLRPQDVSDTYRSWPKVTELAELSPIAGLQEMRFGALLAHGRAELEASISNYLNPKKSWAEVVATASGPIRDAGAFDAETSRTRLLSKEPFSASNIRRYSLYPMDNRWAYWSAVPTLWNRARPQLVSNAFSGNQFLVVRMSAERPDEGVPAMLTASLPDYHLLRPNVVAIPLMVEHHVDSGLFAAEQKANLSSSARKYLRAIGCCEPDSDPASAKLVWYHALAIFFSPQYLKEHRDGVLTDWPRVPLPSDLSTLQSSAALGQRIGALLDPDLQVAGVTSGTIDSRLVGLGALSRVDGKALKPVDLSLSAGWGHRTTKGIIMPGAGRTRKGSYDPQQSSTLSKTDVEALGAPIDIMLNDVATWLAVPSSVWEYRIGGYQVVKKWLSYREESVLGRPLTKDEAREVTAIVRRLASIILMADELDSNYVVARDDAFLPAANVD; this is encoded by the coding sequence GGGTGGCGAGCCGCGCCCCGCTCAAATTCCTGAGCGTGGAGTCATTGAGGTGAAGGGCCTCGCCGACAAGAATTGGCAAACGGCCAAGAGTGCGCAGGCGACAAAATATTTTGGACATTACCACTTGGTGCTCGTGACCAACTACCGGGAGTTTCGGCTTATTGGCGAGGATGAAAATGGAAAAGCAACGGAGCTTGAGCACTATGTCCTAGCGATTGATGAGCCCTCTTTTTGGAGTATGACGGCGAATCCCGCGCTTGCTGTGGCTGAGCACGCCGTTCATTTCGAAGAATTCCTGCGGCGCGTCATGATGACCGCGGCGCCTTTGGTGAAAGCTCAGGATGTCGCCTGGTTTCTCGCCTCCTATGCGAGAGACGCTTTACAAACTCTCAATGCTAAGGGTTCCGGAACGCTTGATCCCTTGCGCAAGGCTTTGGAAACCGCGCTCGGAATCAAATTTGAAGGTGAGGAAGGAGATCACTTCTTTAAATCCACCCTCATCCAGACGCTTTTCTATGGAGTGTTCTCGGCCTGGGTTGTGTACGTCAAGCAAAGTATCAACCGCTTTGATTGGAGGGCCGCCGCCTATACTTTGACCGTGCCGATGGTGAAAGCGCTATTTGAGCAAATCGCCACGCCAAGCAAGCTTGGCGCACTTGGCCTCATTCCAATACTTGATCGGACTGCTGAAGCACTCAATCGGGTCGACCAGAAAGCCTTTTTTAAAACCTTCGATACAGGCGAAGCAGTACAACATTTCTATGAGCCTTTCCTGCAAGCGTTCGATCCAGAACTCAGAAAGAGTCTAGGCGTTTGGTATACGCCCAACGAAATCGTTACCTACATGGTGGAGCGCGTGGATCATGTCCTCCGCACTGAATTGGGGCGGCCCAATGGCCTCGCCGACAAAGACGTCTACGTGCTCGATCCCTGCTGCGGGACGGGCACCTATGTAGTTGCGGTCCTAAAGCGGATCGAGAAGACCCTTCGTGCTCAGGGTGAGGACGCGCTTCTCGCAGATGATATTAAGCAGGCGGCACGAGACCGTGTATTTGGCTTCGAGTTATTGTCTGCTCCGTTTGTTGTTGCTCACTGGCAGGTCGGCAACTACCTAGCACAGATCGGCGCTCCGCTTGACGCCGCGCACGGAGAGCGGGCATCCATCTACCTCACTAATTCGCTGACCGGATGGGAGCCGCCAAAGGGACCGAAAGCGAATCTACCGCTGTTTCCTGAACTGGAGCAGGAACGCGATGCTGCGGAGCATGTAAAACGCGATGTGCCGTTGCTCGTAGTCTTGGGAAATCCACCATACAACGCATTCTCCGGCACAAGTCCCGAGGAAGAACAGGGCCTCGTCGAGCCTTACAAAGACGGCTTGATTAAGAAGTGGGGCATAAAAAAATTCAATCTCGACGAGCTTTACGTGCGCTTCATGCGCGTCTCTCAGCGCCGCATTGCGGAGGGCACGAAACAGGGCGTTGTCTGCTACATCTCAAGCTTTTCGTACCTGTCTGACCCATCTTTTGTTGTTATGCGTCAGCGTTTGCTGAATGACTTCGATAAGGTCTGGATTGATTGCCTGAATGGCGATAGTCGCGAGACAGGTAAGAAGACGCCGACCGGCGAACCCGATCCTTCTGTCTTTTCGACGAGCTACAACCCCGCTGGCATCCGTCTCGGGACGTCCATTGGTCTCTTCACCCGCAAGCTTGCGCACAGCCCAGCCAAAGCAGTTAGCTACCGAGATTTTTGGGGCAAATCCAAACGCGAGGATTTGCTTAATAGCCTCACCGCGACGGACCTCGAATCTTCCTATCTTCAGGCGCAGCCTAACGAGGAAAATCGATTCTCTCTTAGACCTCAGGATGTTTCGGACACCTACAGGTCCTGGCCAAAGGTCACAGAACTAGCTGAGTTGTCTCCGATTGCCGGACTACAGGAAATGAGATTCGGAGCTCTCCTTGCACATGGTCGAGCAGAGCTTGAAGCCAGTATTTCGAATTACCTCAACCCTAAAAAATCGTGGGCTGAGGTCGTCGCAACTGCCAGCGGGCCGATACGCGATGCAGGAGCCTTTGACGCCGAAACGTCGCGCACTCGCCTTCTCTCCAAAGAGCCGTTCAGTGCCTCCAATATTCGGCGTTACAGTCTTTATCCGATGGACAATCGCTGGGCATATTGGAGCGCGGTCCCTACGTTGTGGAACAGGGCGCGGCCTCAACTAGTCTCGAACGCGTTCTCAGGCAACCAATTCCTAGTGGTCCGGATGTCAGCAGAGCGTCCGGATGAGGGAGTTCCTGCCATGCTTACGGCGTCCTTGCCCGACTACCATCTGCTACGCCCGAACGTTGTAGCTATTCCTCTCATGGTTGAACATCATGTTGATAGCGGACTCTTCGCCGCCGAACAGAAAGCCAATCTTTCCTCCTCGGCTAGGAAATACTTGCGGGCAATCGGTTGCTGCGAGCCTGATAGCGATCCGGCAAGCGCGAAGCTCGTTTGGTATCATGCCTTAGCTATCTTCTTTTCTCCACAGTATCTCAAGGAGCATCGGGATGGCGTTCTCACAGATTGGCCGCGTGTTCCTTTGCCAAGCGACCTTTCGACCTTGCAGAGTTCTGCAGCATTAGGACAGCGGATCGGCGCGCTTCTCGACCCAGATCTCCAGGTTGCGGGAGTTACGAGCGGCACAATTGATTCGCGGCTGGTCGGCCTCGGCGCACTTTCGCGAGTCGACGGAAAAGCCTTGAAACCGGTGGACCTCAGCCTCTCCGCCGGTTGGGGACATCGCACAACTAAGGGGATCATCATGCCGGGAGCGGGACGAACCAGAAAAGGCTCCTATGATCCCCAGCAGTCTTCGACGCTCAGTAAGACCGACGTCGAGGCACTCGGCGCACCCATCGATATTATGTTGAATGACGTGGCAACTTGGCTAGCGGTCCCATCCAGCGTCTGGGAATATCGAATCGGCGGATATCAAGTGGTGAAAAAGTGGCTCTCGTATCGTGAGGAATCGGTGCTTGGACGCCCACTCACAAAGGATGAGGCTCGAGAAGTTACGGCAATTGTCCGGCGACTAGCTTCGATCATTTTGATGGCGGACGAACTGGACTCAAACTACGTCGTTGCAAGAGATGATGCTTTTCTCCCGGCCGCGAATGTCGATTAG